Proteins from a single region of Streptomyces sp. TN58:
- a CDS encoding cold-shock protein produces MASGTVKWFNAEKGFGFIEQEGGGADVFAHYSNIATSGFRELQEGQKVTFDVTQGQKGPQAENIVPA; encoded by the coding sequence ATGGCATCCGGCACCGTGAAGTGGTTCAACGCGGAAAAGGGTTTCGGCTTCATCGAGCAGGAGGGTGGCGGCGCGGACGTCTTCGCCCACTACTCCAACATCGCCACGTCGGGCTTCCGTGAGCTCCAGGAAGGCCAGAAGGTCACCTTCGACGTCACGCAGGGCCAGAAGGGCCCGCAGGCCGAGAACATCGTTCCCGCCTGA